The segment ataatattaattacttcacaaaatatatttgacatgttcaataacttaaattaaattatcaaaccattgatttatcaaatgtttaatgatttaaaataactttaaattaaattattaattcattaggctgatttatcaaaataatttttaattttaaattacttaacAAAACGTATTTAACATGTttaatagttaaaattaaattatcaagcCATATTAAAATCGATCCTATCAGCCAGAACAATGATGTACACCATTTGTTTGTCGGCAGCTTGTGATGTTAAAAAATTCATTGGCcaaaaaattttcatctaaCAAGATTTCAGTAGATTCTTGGCCTTCATACTATATCCCATTCAGCCACCTTTTTGCCTGACTCTACCAAATGGAACATTCATTTCATCAGTGGGGTCCACCCTacactaaaaaaagaaataataaaaaaaaagcgcCTAAATAAACTTTGGAAGGGTACAATGGAAAGTAGTATCATTCACATGGTTTCTATTGTAGAAGATTGACAAAATTGAGAAGGATCGGGACATTGGCAACTCTTGCCTTCAAACAAGCAGCACATGAACCCTACATTTTTGTACTCATGACTTGCCTTAGAAGCTGGTAAATGAGGTCCAAGTCCACTAGCCGCTTTATGACGAACCCCCAAACACCTGGGAAGGATGCTACCATGTAAGGGAAAGGATAATGATGAAATATGACATATGGATATGTGCATAAGCGAGATCTTACTCACCCCTGCTAGGATGTCTTTGGAGAGTCTCGGCTTGCTCTCTGCTGCTTTATCTGCAAGTGGTGGTTTCTGGGGGAATTGGCGGATCACCTTTGGTCCTTGATCATTAGCAGGGGCCTCGGTGTTTGTTCCTGCATCTTGTTGGACCTTTTGCTTCTGAAAATTCAGGGCAAACCCGGATCATGGTCAGTGATGCTTTGTAGACACTaggaagaaaaagggaaatgcAGTTTAAACTGAATCAAGTGAATCAGAAATCAAGTTTTCAGTTAGATTTGGAGGAGCAGGTCATTCTGTCAAATAAGTGGAAGTAAAGTCACattgaatgagagaaaatgacagattttgttcttgaaaatgtGGAGTATTGTTCAACCAAATTCGAATATCAAGATTATAGCAAGCAGCATTTTTTACACAAAAGATTAATATCTACATGAAACTATGCCAAATAAATGTGCAAAAGGATTCATCCTTCCAAATTCTACATTATATCCTCAAAAGAGCAAGGGATAAATAAGGtgttctttttttaaaacaaatattattaatttttttgcccttgaggcctggctcaagtggtaaagctTGGGAGGATTTGTGGAGGTTCAAGGTTCTAAGTCCCAATGGgtacaaaaatttacctataaaaaaaataaacaaataaataaataatggggAATCCACCTTGGTAGTGAGACACTTATCCCAACTACTGAAAAAGCAAACCTTGGTGATATGGGCTCAGACCTCTACCCTACACTACTTATAAACAAGGAAGGCTCAAATTCGGAACCTTGTTCATTGACAGAAGCCATCAGCATTGAGCCACATACCCCATGAGGCAACAAATAACTGATAGGtcagaaaaaaggaaaaaaaaaaagaaaaatgagcaaaCCCTTGAACACAAGGACAATTGAGATACCTCAtagtgaaaagaaataaaataaactaaagagAATACATAAATAAGATGTGAACTCAATAATGACAATTTAATATGATGAGGACATTGGCGCACTGGCATGCTCAAAGAAGAAGCGGTCAAGATGAGAGCAATAGGGGATTGGATAGCCTTTACCTAATATATCACTCTCACTCTTGATTGGTGCCAGGCCCTAACATTCTATCATGACAGTTTAAGACTACAAAGCTTTATTACAACTCATAAATTTCACTTTACAATAAGATTACTTCCTCTCTTACATTTTAGTTAGTTGAAACAATAAAATTACTTTCTCTCTGGCATTTAGTTACTTGAGACTTGAACATAAGCTATATACCCAAAGAAATTGCTACATGAAGTCAGATTAATCCTGAAAAGTTGTGTGCAGATTAATCCTCAAAAGTCGCTTCTTTTGAAATTGCTACATTAAGTCAGGCTAATCCTAAAACATTGTGCTCTTTTGAAATTATGTTGATCTAAATTAATGTACACTAAATCTTATCAAAGCATTGAAAGATGAACTAAATACATTTAGAAAGAATCAAAGAATTGCAAGAGGAACATATGAATGGTAATCCAatgaccattttttttctaatagtcAAATGGTAATCCAATGAAAAATGAACCcatttttccaaataataaGTGCATATTTACCTTCTTTAGTCGTTCTTCTATAGAACTCAAGGCACGAGACTTGTCAACTTTAGAGAGGTAGAAGTCACGCTCCCGCTTAGCAGCAGAAAGTTCCAAAGCTAGTTTCTGCTCTCGAATGGCATTCTTGTAAGCTGCAAAAGGAAAACTTCAACTTAGAAATGGAATTGATTATTTGAAGTACCATGACACATAATGCAAGTACAATTGAGGAGTTATATACCAATCTCTTCTGTAAGATCGTCCCACTTGAATTTGCTCAAGTACTTGATATTCCAAAGGTCATAATAGAATGATGATCTCTTCCTCCCACCTAGACATGAACAAATCACATGAAGCATGAAAACTCAACAATCTGCTAAGATATAAATAAGTCAAAGGTGTTCAAGGAGGCATGCTGTTTGCCAAAAACTAAAAGTACTTGATAAGCAAACTAAATGTTCAACCATTTCAAAAGGCATGTTAAGAAGCACACATCAGAACAACATGACATTTTGATAGataataaatacaaagaatCAATTTTGGTTGTTGAGTACGATcaacaattttctgttttcctCATAcaataattgaatattaaatcCATTCTGCATTAGCATAGAGTTTGGAGCATCGACAATCTTAAATATAGTTCATAGATATAGACTCTTTAACTGAACGAGagatgaaagaaagaaaatgtttcAATTAAAATTCATACCTATTTGTTCACCATTTAACATCTTGGCCACCCTCTTAGCAACAGTTTTCTTGGTAAATTCAACCCACCTGCATACCTCAAAGACTATCTCATGATTATATATTGGCAATTACtgaaaaaaacatcttttaaaagACAAAACAAAGGATCAAATATGATGTAGCCTCTGCTAATGTccttcaaaataagaaaaataggtaGTAGCATTCAATTGAACATGCAATAAAATAACATGTTGAATCAGTCATACCCTTCTGAAAATACTTGTCCTCGAAACCCACCAGCCCGTTTGCGATGTACTTGAGTTGCAGGGTctgtaaattataaaaaaaaattgcttaatTAACACactaaacaacttaatacttacaATATCCTAAAAAGGTCGGTGCTAACATTGTATTATCCTAGGGGTAAAACCACTAAAAATCttataaggaaacaaaaaataagaaagccAAACAAGTCATATCAAAagtataaaaagtttaaaacaaaaaagatagaAACCAACTGAAACTACTAATTGTTTACCTTCTGGAGCAAGATAAATCCTTTGGATTTCTCCATACTGGGAAAGTATATGACGAAGCTTCACATGATCCATGTGAGGGGGAATCCGACTCAAGTAGCAAACCCCACGCTTATCAGCCTTAGAAGCTTCCTTCAACAACCGCttctttagtttatttttccGAATTCTCCCCTTTTCATCATTGCCTTCAGACTCTCCTTCCTCTGAATGAGATGTCCTTTTAATTTCTTGTTCTTCCTCAGCCATTCTACCtaagaaaaacaattatgatTCTCCTTggaaaaatgtaaaacaaactaaaaagtacaagtaaatataaaaacaacCATACACTTCACCCATAATTTTTCCAAGATATCTATTCAGACTATATGTTTTCCGAATTAAAATTCAAGGAACTTCACAATTCTAGTGTCTACTTGGGAATTGTAGAATTTGTGCTATTTGAGAGCCAAAACAACTCCAtacattttcaaacaattttgtcttatttttagttttccaaGTTTCTCCTTTTCTTCATCGGCATTTAACTCCTCCCCCTCTAAATGAGTTGTCCTATTAACCTCTTGTCATTTCTCAGCCACACTAGCTAACAAAAAGAgttaccattttttattttcaaataaatataaagaaacaGAAATCATGATAAAAATTACCGCATGGACACATACTCCAATAATTTGCCACTAATTCAAACCATCTAGactaaaatttaaggaaaagttAATAATACTAGGATCTGTTTGGAAATTCTGGAATTTGGATTAACCTAGTTCAAAACCAGATTCATGCCTTCTAACTCTGTTCCCTCTTAAGGAGTTGTTCTATAAACCTCTTTAATCTTCCTCGATCATTCTAGCTAATGAAAAAAGCTACTATTGTTCTAAATGAAATGTATACATGAATCACACAGAATACAATGATAAAAATTCTATGCAACCtccaaataaaaatacaaaattcaaGGAAGTCAACAATTCTAGGTTCTTTTTAGAAGTCTATAATCTGGGTTAACTCTGCGCATGCACTTCAAATCAAGGCTTGGAATATTGCAAAGCTTGAAAGCTTTTCAGACTAAATCTATCAATTTCCCAAATTCTGCTTTCATGTAAACTCAAccattaatttcaatttcaaagaagCCAATTCATTTAACTTACACACTCAATCTTGTATTCATTTGACCAAGTTAACAATCTCAGGGCCTCCTCGAGGATTCTAGAATCTGGGTTAGCCTAAGACCACCCCAACTCTACACATTCACTTCAGATCAAGACTTGCATACATCAAACAAGTTTCAGACTGTAAagtatcaaagaaaaattatacaGAACTTATGCTTTCATAATTGCTTCAATTAATCTCAATCATATCTGATACACCTCCCAAAATTtcgattaatttaattattcgGGGGTATGTTTGGGAATTCTAGAATCTGGGCAAGCCTAGTCCGAACCCATCAACTCCATGCATGTGCTTAACAAAAAGAACTAGAATTTTTGCACATGCAAATACTTTTCAGATTAAAGCTATCTACTTTTCAAGCTGTGATTTCATCTAATATCAACAACCAGTTTCAACTTCAAAGAAGTTAAATCATTCAATTTATGCATTCAACACTTGATACCCCCATCTGGGTCATCGAGGACTGGCCTCTTAAAATGGTTCGAAAGGGTCAACGAAACAAGTAGATTGAAGATTCAGATAAGGGTGTGGTCGTGTGGAAACCAGAGATGACTGatgaacaaagaaaagaatgaaaaaagggAAGGAGAAGAAGGAGTCTACCTGAGGGTGGGCTGTGAAAGAGGGCGGCGGCGGAGCTTGAAGGTGGAGGTGGCTTGGGCTCCGGCGACGGTGAAGTGAGGAGTATGGAGGACGGCGGCCTCCTCAAAGATGTTCTCGTTGGTATGAAAATGGAGGGTCCGGTTCCTCTGTAAAAGGTACTACCCTTTCATACGGTGTGGATTAGCATGTGATAATCATGAGACTAGAAAAGCCATCGCGTAGCCTATGTGGCTTTGACTGGGCCGGGTCGACTGGTAGGATGGGCTCTAATACAAAATAGTGAAATACATAAAAACGGAACTTCTCGGAATTTCATTGAGCTGCTTTgtagttttttaataaaaaaaatctttgttaaatttttttgaaaataagaggtttatattatatttaatataagtaTTACACACATGTaccaaaaaaaaaccatataaaaatgaaaagaatataaCCGATGGAATAACAAGAGCGattaattaaggaaataaaagaaattaaaaattatgaaataaagagcaagttttaaattatggaatttctggaaaaaaaaaacaaattatgacgagaaaatattgataatatgTTTAAAATCCTACCTTCTTGCTACTattcttagggttttttttagataattcatTTCTCTTTATTACATCattttaataactttaaaaacatttaaatatatattaaattattaaataatttgatgactttatatctaaatattcaaatatttatatttaaatctagttacaattatttatttattttaaatatttaaatatgtaataaatatGGATCTCACTTTATACTTTGAGGAATCTTATTTTCTCTTGgaatttttcattctcaaagACAAACAAATAGAAGTAAATGTGTGTTTGGTATGtaaaatttttttgtgaaatgaaaatgaatttgatgatcttATTTGCAGTGTTTGGACTAACTTAGAAATATAagattgaaatgattatttgtttattccaATGATAGTTGATAATAACAATTATATTTCTACCATTGAAATATAtcacaaaaatccaaaaaaaaaaaaaaaaaacctgtctAGTCTGATAATTGATGACCCTGGTTTGAAACCCAGAGGGCTTTCTTTCATCattgagaatttttattttccatccTGCTAACCCAACTTGATATCACATTGACCATCATTTTTGTATTCTTTCTTAGGTGGACATtgttcaattaattaattctataatGTTTATGTTTTACAACTCCTCATCTATCAATTAATTTCTCTTGTTGACCATGATAGTTTCTCTTCTTCTATTGAATTCAGTTGCTTGGCTATGGATGGGCGGGCCTGTTCAGAAAATACTCCTGGACTCCCCCCTATATGTGGTGGCCAGCAAATCTGGTccaagtctctctctctctctctcatatgaATGAATTTTGTTCAATCCGTTCAATTTTACTCCACAATGTTCCCTAGTAGGTTAGGTCCATCACGAGCTTCATGAATAATTAACTGCTTGAGAGCTGAGTTGTCATTAGGCCAAATACGATCTCTGTATCTCACCTCTCCATGTTGCCAACTGTATCTAAAATTCCTTGCAGGATCGGTTTATAATGATTCTATTAGCTCCTAAGTATTTGGATCTGCAACCGATCCCAAATGGGCATGGAAATGGCCATAACTCTTGCATTGTCTTGACAATGCATCACcaactttattttcttatccTTTCTGGTGAAAAATTTGGTAATCATAGCCCCCATCAGCTTTGTTAACCACTTGGACTGCATAGGAATGACAATCCAATCCGTTgttcaagaaaatatttgagACTAGGTGATCAGtgcaaattttaaaatccttaCCCA is part of the Vitis riparia cultivar Riparia Gloire de Montpellier isolate 1030 chromosome 17, EGFV_Vit.rip_1.0, whole genome shotgun sequence genome and harbors:
- the LOC117934492 gene encoding pre-rRNA-processing protein ESF2, whose amino-acid sequence is MAEEEQEIKRTSHSEEGESEGNDEKGRIRKNKLKKRLLKEASKADKRGVCYLSRIPPHMDHVKLRHILSQYGEIQRIYLAPEDPATQVHRKRAGGFRGQVFSEGWVEFTKKTVAKRVAKMLNGEQIGGRKRSSFYYDLWNIKYLSKFKWDDLTEEIAYKNAIREQKLALELSAAKRERDFYLSKVDKSRALSSIEERLKKKQKVQQDAGTNTEAPANDQGPKVIRQFPQKPPLADKAAESKPRLSKDILAGVFGGSS